The proteins below come from a single Malus domestica chromosome 03, GDT2T_hap1 genomic window:
- the LOC103421717 gene encoding putative pentatricopeptide repeat-containing protein At1g12700, mitochondrial: MMRVTTVSSSSSLKVGYGIGSRLRLRVRGMPPVPCLLHNSTLFPFFNNYFAPFHSQSTKSRNTQPRRLVKVSNLEDALHLFDEMLQRRPPPSILCFTQLLGQVAKLKHYSAVISLHNRMGFSGIRPNVYTLTIIINCFSHMNQMGFSLSVLGRFFKLGFEPNVATLNTLINGFLLQNREADAVEILNKMMKGGNCNPDVITFGTLVKGLCAKGNNTGAIQLLRKMEEGGCKPNLVIYSTIIDSLCKDTLVVDALNLFSEMMSKRIDPNVITYTSLIHGVCKLGGWNEATRLFNEMVSKGIFPNLHSYNVLVDTLCKEGLVGKAKCMVEMMTQRDIEPDMVTYSSLMDGYCLRGEMGEAKKVLELMLSKGYTTDAYSYNIFINGYCKHRMIDEALMIFNEMSNNGLVPDTVTYNTLMDGFCKVGRIQDAQKLFSQMQACGQLPNVHSYNVLLDGLCKNQQLSKAMELLRDMVSKKLDPDIVSHNILIEGLCIAGKVESAWNLFCGLSSKRFQPNVRTYTIMISGFCNGGLISEAEKLLQEMKDKGHPPNGCTYNIIIRGCINNNETVKAMRLIQEMVERGFSADASTMELIINLLSKDAVDPALLTLVEVSP, encoded by the coding sequence ATGATGCGGGTGACGacagtttcttcttcttcttctttgaaggTTGGTTATGGCATCGGCAGCAGACTGAGACTGAGAGTGAGAGGTATGCCGCCTGTGCCTTGTCTTCTTCATAACTCTACTCTTTTTCCGTTCTTCAACAATTACTTCGCTCCGTTTCACTCTCAATCAACCAAATCTAGAAACACCCAACCACGCCGTCTTGTGAAAGTATCTAATCTTGAGGATGCACTCCATCTGTTCGACGAAATGCTTCAAAGGCGTCCTCCTCCTTCCATTCTCTGTTTCACTCAACTCTTGGGTCAAGTCGCCAAGTTGAAACATTATTCGGCAGTCATCTCGTTGCACAACCGAATGGGTTTTTCGGGGATTCGTCCTAATGTTTATACTCTAACCATTATCATTAATTGCTTTTCTCATATGAATCAAATGGGGTTTAGTTTATCTGTCTTGGGAAGGTTCTTCAAACTTGGTTTTGAACCGAATGTGGCGACTCTCAACACTTTAATCAACGGGTTCCTTCTTCAGAATAGAGAGGCTGATGCTGTCGAGATtctgaataaaatgatgaagggaGGTAATTGTAACCCAGATGTGATTACTTTCGGCACACTAGTAAAGGGCCTTTGTGCGAAAGGTAACAACACTGGAGCTATTCAATTGCTTAGGAAAATGGAAGAAGGAGGTTGCAAGCCTAACCTAGTCATTTACAGCACGATCATCGACAGCCTTTGTAAAGATACTCTAGTTGTGGATGCATTGAACCTCTTCTCTGAAATGATGAGTAAACGTATTGACCCAAATGTCATTACCTATACTTCTTTGATTCATGGAGTATGCAAATTAGGAGGGTGGAATGAAGCTACGAGATTGTTTAATGAAATGGTGAGCAAAGGTATCTTTCCAAACTTGCACAGCTACAATGTCTTGGTAGACACCCTTTGCAAGGAGGGCTTGGTCGGGAAAGCAAAATGCATGGTCGAAATGATGACTCAAAGAGATATTGAGCCTGACATGGTCACGTACAGTTCACTTATGGATGGTTATTGTTTGCGAGGAGAAATGGGTGAGGCGAAAAAGGTTTTGGAACTAATGCTCAGCAAGGGCTACACAACTGATGCTTATAGCTACAACATATTCATAAATGGCTATTGTAAGCACAGAATGATAGATGAGGCACtgatgatttttaatgaaatgtcTAATAACGGATTGGTTCCAGATACAGTTACTTATAACACTCTTATGGACGGGTTTTGCAAAGTAGGAAGAATACAAGATGCACAAAAGTTGTTCTCTCAGATGCAAGCTTGTGGCCAACTTCCAAATGTACACAGTTATAATGTTTTACTGGATGGCCTGTGTAAAAACCAACAACTATCTAAGGCAATGGAACTGTTAAGAGATATGGTAAGTAAAAAGTTGGACCCAGATATTGTGAGTCACAATATTCTTATCGAAGGTTTATGCATAGCTGGAAAAGTTGAATCTGCATGGAATCTCTTTTGTGGTTTATCATCAAAAAGATTTCAGCCCAACGTCAGGACATATACTATAATGATTAGTGGATTTTGTAATGGGGGCTTAATAAGTGAAGCGGAAAAGTTGCTTCAAGAAATGAAAGATAAAGGTCATCCTCCGAATGGTTGCACCTACAACATAATTATCCGAGGGTGCATCAATAACAATGAGACAGTAAAGGCGATGAGACTTATCCAAGAAATGGTGGAGAGGGGTTTTTCTGCTGATGCGTCAACTATGGAATTGATAATTAATTTGCTGTCTAAAGATGCTGTTGATCCTGCTTTGTTGACATTGGTTGAGGTATCGCCATGA
- the LOC139187701 gene encoding pentatricopeptide repeat-containing protein At1g62720-like, which produces MDEAKKIFDLMLSKGLMADTHSYNVLITGYIKVKSIDQAVMLFLEMSGGGLVPDIVTYTTLIDGFCKQGRIQKLFSKMQACGQLPNVQTYAILLDGLCKNQQPSTAIELFEEMKGKKLDPNIVVYNILIEGLCISGNVECAKDLFSGLSSKGLQPNVRTFTIMISGLC; this is translated from the coding sequence ATGGATGAGGCGAAAAAAATCTTTGATCTAATGCTTAGCAAGGGGTTGATGGCTGATACTCATAGTTACAACGTACTGATAACCGGCTATATTAAGGTGAAAAGTATAGATCAGGCAGTGATGCTTTTTCTGGAAATGTCTGGTGGAGGACTGGTTCCAGATATTGTTACTTATACCACACTAATAGATGGATTTTGCAAGCAGGGTAGAATACAAAAGCTGTTTTCCAAGATGCAAGCTTGTGGCCAACTTCCAAATGTTCAAACTTATGCTATATTACTGGATGGTCTTTGTAAAAACCAACAACCGTCTACGGCAATTGAATTGTTTGAAGAGATGAAAGGCAAGAAATTGGATCCAAATATTGTGGTTTACAATATTCTTATTGAAGGTTTGTGCATAAGTGGAAATGTTGAATGCGCAAAGGATCTCTTTAGCGGTTTATCATCAAAAGGACTTCAGCCTAATGTCAGGACATTTACCATAATGATTAGTGGACTTTGTTAA
- the LOC103421751 gene encoding uncharacterized protein produces MAIEKNNFKVSRLESEFSPSSRKSLSSDEDELQQRSSAVESDDDDEFDDADSGAGSDDFDLLELGETGVEFCQVGNQTCSIPFELYDLPSLEDILSVDVWNECLSEEEQFGLTKYLPDMDQESFMITLKELFTGCNFHFGSPVKQLFDMLKGGLCEPRVALYREGLNFFQKRQHYNLLRKHQNNMVSNLCQIRDAWLNCKGYSIEERLRVLNIMRIQKSLMGEKMEDREADSSERESGEGLRSNKIKDRKTAQKMARYSPYGVDTSVELASRGLSSAMEFVKYGKQNPKGILKLAGSKAPSAKELANHSGLYSSAVALPRQHKAGGYDAGAAFRMRDQLISGDDVEDTAYGTGIQRDRNVSRGSSMDRSGVFKVGKNHDLLRGDELNIDSLMGLPLSSKADIYAYGRNHSVNLLSEAKVLTAKPPNLRAPYDFVKKAKYPENIHQFTAGDQMKSSKARLLQPPLRGDRADLSERAEPFWHKRTEGETFSMDSPLRADDWNARSKKWKTGRESHDLNYKSYRASPPQMNDRFISSEFRAKPLQEKTREKRIQNGGSEMAALKGNRMFVKNEDTESDSSEQFDDDEDSNPLLRSKLAYPSGVMEPSPSSLLNPTLDAKRAKYSKKEVKDSLQALDGINYSSKMGGFVEHGHMRNLGNYSSKAKQKGKMRDNSPLHNSSTRALEERYIPGLSKFNDDGDDYEEQKQIYKMGKNAQFQGEAGERLHTPSWKVYTGKQKREVGHHHSVPESRYFVDEEDDSHEMRLLGNGSGQGNIRKKGQNFEDCDSDRHERIEVPLLGCNMVAKKRKGKEDVLDTGRGDEDGDLQSNHSQLIVESSSLKKRAKRKLENENVSSDVEISEQPITEMGATEMEPETKPQKKAFTPITPTVHAGFSFSIIHLLSAVRLAMITPVPEGTVGESVDEQNKNHEGAVNGVLSCEKVDVNNSELAGEMNMPSLTVQEIVNRVSSNPGDPCIIETQEPLQDLVRGVLRIFSSKTAPLGAKGWKTLVVFEKATKSWLWTGPVSQSSSDRDANEEVISPEAWGLPHKMLVKLVDSFANWLKCGQDTIQQIGILPAPPLELMQLNLDEKERFRDLRAQKSLNTINPSSEEVRAYFRKEEVLRYSIPDRAFSYTAADGKKSIVAPLRRCGGKPTSKARDHFMLKRDRPPHVTILCLVRDAAARLPGSIGTRADVCTLIRDSQYIVEDVSDAQVNQVVSGALDRLHYERDPCVQFDGERKLWVYLHREREEEDFEDDGTSSTKKWKRQKKDAGDLPDQGAVTVAYHGTEEQTGYDVCSDLNVEPSCLDDMQQDVEDNTDTNNGSEQDEMRQGDPLLWEGVGLNPTRENKLLCQENSTNEDFDDETFGRERTVGILSASLL; encoded by the coding sequence ATGGCAATTGAGAAGAACAACTTCAAGGTTTCGAGGCTTGAATCGGAGTTTTCTCCCAGTAGTAGGAAGAGTTTGTCTAGTGATGAGGATGAGCTACAACAGCGTAGCTCTGCTGtggaatccgacgacgacgatgaaTTTGATGACGCAGACTCGGGGGCGGGGTCTGATGACTTTGATTTGTTGGAATTGGGGGAAACCGGTGTGGAGTTTTGCCAAGTTGGGAATCAGACTTGTAGCATTCCTTTTGAGCTGTATGATCTTCCAAGCCTTGAAGACATATTGTCAGTGGATGTGTGGAATGAGTGCTTGAGTGAGGAGGAGCAGTTTGGCCTCACTAAGTATCTGCCTGATATGGACCAGGAGAGCTTTATGATTACCTTGAAAGAGCTTTTTACGGGTTGCAACTTTCATTTTGGGAGCCCTGTTAAGCAGTTGTTTGATATGTTGAAGGGAGGTTTGTGCGAGCCAAGAGTTGCTCTTTACCGGGAGGGTTTGAATTTCTTTCAGAAGCGGCAGCACTACAATCTTTTGAGGAAACATCAGAACAATATGGTTAGTAATCTGTGTCAAATAAGGGAtgcttggcttaattgcaaagGATATAGTATTGAGGAGAGGCTCCGCGTGCTGAATATTATGAGAATCCAGAAGAGTTTGATGGGTGAGAAGATGGAAGATAGGGAGGCTGACTCATCAGAAAGAGAGTCGGGTGAAGGTTTACGGAGCAACAAAATCAAGGACAGGAAAACTGCACAGAAAATGGCTCGTTATTCTCCATATGGGGTGGATACAAGTGTGGAACTTGCATCAAGAGGGCTGTCATCGGCTATGGAATTTGTAAAATATGGAAAGCAGAATCCAAAAGGTATACTGAAGTTGGCTGGGTCCAAGGCTCCTTCAGCAAAAGAGCTGGCAAACCATTCAGGACTATACAGTTCAGCAGTAGCTCTTCCTCGGCAGCATAAAGCAGGAGGGTATGATGCTGGGGCGGCATTTAGAATGAGGGATCAATTGATAAGTGGTGATGATGTTGAAGACACAGCATATGGAACTGGCATTCAGCGAGATAGAAATGTGTCTCGTGGTAGCTCTATGGATAGGTCTGGTGTTTTCAAAGTGGGAAAGAATCATGACCTTTTAAGAGGTGACGAATTAAACATTGACAGTTTGATGGGTCTGCCTCTTTCCTCAAAGGCTGACATTTATGCCTATGGTAGGAACCACAGTGTAAACCTTTTGTCAGAGGCAAAGGTGTTAACAGCAAAGCCTCCTAATTTAAGAGCTCCCTATGATTTTGTTAAAAAGGCCAAGTATCCAGAAAATATTCATCAATTCACAGCTGGGGATCAGATGAAGTCCTCGAAAGCCAGACTTCTGCAGCCACCTCTCAGAGGAGATCGAGCTGACTTATCAGAACGTGCAGAACCATTCTGGCATAAAAGGACTGAAGGGGAGACTTTTTCTATGGATTCTCCCTTAAGAGCGGATGATTGGAATGCTAGGAGCAAGAAATGGAAGACAGGGAGGGAGTCTCATGATCTAAATTACAAATCATATAGAGCTTCCCCACCACAGATGAATGATAGGTTTATATCTTCTGAATTTAGAGCAAAACCATTGCAAGAGAAGACAAGAGAGAAGAGAATACAAAATGGAGGATCAGAAATGGCAGCATTGAAAGGTAATAGAATGTTTGTTAAAAATGAAGATACAGAATCAGACTCATCGGAGCAATTTGACGACGATGAGGATAGCAACCCGTTGTTGAGGAGCAAGTTGGCTTATCCCAGTGGTGTTATGGAACCTTCCCCATCTTCTTTGTTGAATCCCACTCTAGATGCAAAAAGGGCCAAATACTCGAAGAAAGAGGTGAAGGATAGTTTACAGGCTCTTGATGGGATCAATTACTCCAGTAAGATGGGCGGTTTTGTGGAACATGGACATATGCGTAATCTAGGGAACTATTCTtccaaagcaaaacaaaagggtAAGATGCGAGACAATAGTCCCTTACATAACTCTTCGACTAGAGCTTTGGAAGAGCGTTATATCCCGGGATTGAGTAAGTTTAATGATGATGGTGACGATTATGAAGAACAGAAACAAATCTACAAAATGGGCAAGAATGCCCAATTTCAAGGGGAAGCTGGTGAAAGGTTACATACACCCTCATGGAAAGTCTACACTGGAAAGCAGAAAAGAGAAGTTGGCCATCATCATTCTGTGCCAGAGTCTCGTTATTTTGTTGATGAGGAGGATGATTCACATGAAATGCGGTTACTAGGTAATGGTAGTGGACAGGGTAATATCAGGAAGAAAGGTCAGAACTTTGAAGACTGTGACAGTGATCGCCATGAAAGGATTGAGGTCCCATTATTAGGGTGCAACATGGTGGCAAAGAAGCGGAAAGGAAAGGAGGATGTGTTGGATACTGGTAGAGGAGATGAAGATGGTGATCTCCAGTCTAACCATTCACAGCTCATTGTTGAGTCCAGTTCCTTGAAAAAAAGGGCAAAGAGGAAGCTAGAGAATGAGAATGTTAGTTCAGATGTAGAAATTTCTGAGCAGCCAATTACAGAAATGGGAGCAACAGAGATGGAGCCGGAAACCAAGCCCCAGAAAAAGGCATTTACTCCAATTACACCTACAGTTCATGCTGGTTTCTCATTCTCGATTATACATCTTCTTTCAGCTGTTCGCTTGGCAATGATCACTCCAGTTCCGGAAGGTACTGTTGGGGAATCTGTCGATGAGCAAAACAAAAATCACGAGGGGGCTGTCAATGGTGTTCTTTCTTGTGAAAAGGTGGATGTCAATAACTCAGAGCTTGCTGGAGAAATGAATATGCCTTCTCTAACGGTTCAGGAGATTGTGAACCGTGTTAGCTCGAATCCAGGAGATCCTTGTATCATTGAGACACAAGAGCCACTTCAGGATCTTGTGAGAGGAGTTCTAAggatattttcatcaaaaacagcACCTTTAGGAGCAAAGGGTTGGAAGACGCTGGTTGTCTTTGAAAAAGCAACAAAAAGCTGGTTGTGGACCGGGCCAGTTTCTCAGAGTTCATCAGATCGTGACGCTAATGAGGAGGTGATATCTCCTGAAGCATGGGGTCTTCCGCACAAAATGCTTGTCAAGCTGGTGGATTCGTTTGCTAATTGGCTCAAATGCGGGCAAGATACCATTCAACAAATTGGAATTCTTCCGGCACCGCCCTTGGAGTTGATGCAGCTCAACCTGGATGAGAAAGAAAGGTTCAGGGATTTAAGAGCTCAAAAGAGTCTTAACACCATTAACCCAAGTTCTGAAGAAGTCAGGGCTTATTTCCGGAAGGAGGAGGTTCTTAGGTATTCAATTCCAGACAGGGCCTTCTCTTACACAGCAGCTGATGGTAAAAAATCCATTGTTGCTCCATTGAGAAGGTGCGGTGGTAAGCCAACATCAAAAGCCCGAGATCACTTTATGCTGAAACGTGATCGACCACCGCATGTTACAATTCTTTGTCTTGTGAGAGATGCAGCTGCAAGGTTGCCTGGAAGTATTGGCACCAGAGCAGATGTTTGCACTTTGATAAGAGATTCTCAGTACATTGTTGAAGATGTATCTGATGCACAAGTTAATCAAGTTGTTAGTGGAGCCCTTGATCGGTTGCATTATGAGCGTGATCCTTGTGTGCAATTTGACGGGGAAAGGAAATTATGGGTCTACTTACATagggaaagagaagaagaagattttgAAGATGATGGTACTTCATCTACAAAGAAATGGAAGAGGCAGAAAAAGGATGCTGGCGATCTACCTGACCAAGGAGCAGTGACTGTGGCTTATCATGGGACTGAGGAACAAACTGGATATGATGTGTGCTCCGATCTCAATGTCGAGCCATCATGTTTGGATGATATGCAACAAGATGTGGAGGATAATACTGATACCAATAACGGGTCTGAACAAGATGAAATGCGCCAAGGCGATCCACTGCTTTGGGAGGGTGTTGGCTTAAATCCAACGCGTGAAAACAAATTGTTGTGTCAGGAAAATTCCACAAATGAAGATTTTGATGATGAAACGTTTGGGAGAGAAAGAACAGTTGGGATCTTGAGTGCAAGCTTATTATGA